In the genome of Tetrapisispora phaffii CBS 4417 chromosome 14, complete genome, one region contains:
- the APS3 gene encoding Aps3p (similar to Saccharomyces cerevisiae APS3 (YJL024C); ancestral locus Anc_5.187) — protein sequence MIHGVLIFNKKCQPRLRKFYTPVELPKQKLLLEQVYSYISQRNTELQCSFMVAPSSVLSDSRGSVTDDDNIQIIYKNYATLYFAFIVDEQESELVILDLIQTFVEALDRCFTEVSELDLIFNWQTLESVLEEIIQGGMVIETSVAKIVNCVDDLNNASEESESGAGMFGGTAIGNAFQALTNGKFSQWASSQ from the exons ATGATTCATGGTGTTTTAATAT TTAATAAGAAATGTCAACCAAGACTGAGGAAATTTTACACTCCTGTTGAGTTACctaaacaaaaattattattggaGCAAGtttattcatatatatctcAAAGAAATACAGAACTGCAATGCTCATTTATGGTTGCTCCCTCTTCTGTACTCTCTGATTCAAGAGGTAGTGTTactgatgatgataatattcaaataatctATAAAAATTATGCTACCTTGTATTTTGCGTTCATTGTTGATGAGCAAGAGTCTGAGTTGGTGATTTTAGATCTGATACAAACGTTTGTGGAAGCTCTAGATCGTTGCTTCACTGAAGTGAGTGAATTGGATTTGATATTTAATTGGCAAACTTTGGAAAGTGTGTTGGAAGAAATAATACAAGGTGGAATGGTCATTGAAACAAGTGTGGCGAAGATCGTTAATTGTGTGGATGATCTGAATAATGCATCTGAGGAATCTGAATCAGGTGCCGGTATGTTTGGAGGTACGGCAATTGGTAATGCTTTCCAAGCTTTAACTAATGGAAAATTCTCTCAATGGGCCTCTAGtcaatga
- the RRN7 gene encoding Rrn7p (similar to Saccharomyces cerevisiae RRN7 (YJL025W); ancestral locus Anc_5.183), protein MLSFLRGPVCGTDNCPSRLWRIIAGRRTCQYGHVMEGDIEVNNDDDDYAAGGIVTRRLNLTTNATGTFQSSLNASQQLASKYRVKDKRIYGYDANILFLKSFQYILKKQCGWLIRKQGFSDNFSQVVKLLWTKYLKKVNDNDKNIIDEGINSFSNPVSFRKNGRGKHLQSLNIHISTSLAFLYIASMHIGIPVYASDFITWIGISELPYYKSYSLLPKQWVEGLPNFYLGLLEGGAPPHEGQFYRVLIKLAYRIELNGFLDTHFYFEGLLLKLIMSFSLPPSVFLIAVEMIKSLDIADNFILPELRSANFLGYHVIPEVRTLSYFIVALRWILLSNIDDAFPDTYLMALLNDVKIESESEYTIENRISKLIYNKETNNVFTWDDKQSLEYLNWVEKKFLPNQKAVVDRENNIDKKIARRKLMELFPLTEKVQTKKPWSNLEKSNEITSDQIATNSENGNFENDVSNDINMEMNSKTHLQDNKVSFINELQEKFISLRNSLEFPPYQGTEQSAALPSRIQLINKLEDKIIEKLVTDFALSKVQLEASVKQVEKFCIKRLTKT, encoded by the coding sequence ATGCTTTCCTTTCTTCGCGGGCCAGTCTGTGGGACGGATAATTGTCCTTCCAGATTATGGAGGATTATTGCCGGTAGAAGAACATGTCAATATGGGCATGTGATGGAAGGTGATATCGaagttaataatgatgatgatgactATGCTGCAGGTGGGATAGTTACAAGGAGATTGAATTTAACTACTAATGCAACCGGTACCTTTCAGTCGAGTTTGAATGCCTCGCAACAGCTTGCTTCAAAATATCGCGTTAAAGATAAGAGGATATATGGTTACGATGCAAATATTCTATTTCTTAAAtcatttcaatatatattaaagaaacaatGCGGATGGCTTATAAGGAAGCAAGGGTTCAGTGATAACTTTTCTCAGGTTGTTAAGTTGCTATGGACAAAATATCTGAAAAAAGTTAACGATAAcgataaaaatattatagatGAAGGAATTAATAGTTTTTCAAATCCTGTTAGTTTTAGGAAAAATGGACGTGGAAAACATTTGCAATCACTAAATATACACATTTCTACTTCATTAGCATTTTTATACATTGCATCGATGCATATTGGAATTCCAGTTTACGCATCTGATTTCATCACTTGGATTGGTATATCCGAGCTTCCTTATTACAAGTCATACTCACTTCTTCCAAAACAATGGGTAGAAGGACTGCcgaatttttatttaggTTTACTTGAAGGTGGAGCACCACCTCATGAAGGTCAGTTTTATAGAGTTTTGATTAAGTTAGCCTATagaattgaattaaatggATTTTTAGATACACACTTTTACTTTGAAGGactattattgaaattaataatgtcGTTTTCACTCCCACCATCTGTATTCCTCATTGCAGTAGAAATGATCAAGAGTTTAGATATCGctgataattttatattaccAGAACTACGTAGCGCAAACTTCTTAGGATATCATGTTATTCCTGAAGTTAGAACATTgtcatattttattgtcGCATTAAGATGGATTTTATTAAGTAATATTGATGATGCTTTTCCGGATACATATTTAATGgcattattaaatgatgtGAAGATCGAATCAGAAAGTGAATATACGATTGAAAACAGAATTTCGAAACTGATATACAATAAAGAAACCAACAATGTTTTTACATGGGATGATAAGCAAAGTCTAGAATATTTAAACTGGGTTgagaaaaaatttttacCAAACCAAAAGGCAGTTGTAGATagagaaaataatattgataaaaaaattgcaaGAAGAAAACTTATGGAGCTATTCCCATTAACTGAAAAGGTACAAACTAAGAAGCCTTGGTCGAACTTAGAAAAGAGTAATGAAATCACAAGTGATCAGATAGCAACTAATTCAGAAAATGGAAACTTTGAAAATGACGTTAGCAATGACATAAACATGGAAATGAATTCTAAGACGCACTTACAGGATAATAAGGTATCCttcattaatgaattacaagaaaaatttattagtttAAGAAACAGTCTCGAGTTTCCTCCGTATCAAGGAACTGAGCAATCCGCTGCTCTACCTTCTCGTATCCAATTGATTAATAAACTCgaagataaaataattgaaaaattggtAACAGATTTTGCACTCTCAAAAGTACAACTCGAGGCAAGTGTGAAACAAGTAGAGAAATTTTGCATCAAAAGATTAACTAAAACttaa
- the TIM13 gene encoding protein translocase subunit TIM13 (similar to Saccharomyces cerevisiae TIM13 (YGR181W); ancestral locus Anc_5.188) → MAISSIFGGGSTSDRKTIPNTTGGVSQKLKEQISQELAIANATELVNKTTENCFEKCLTSPYNSGNENCVDQCLAKYMKSWNTVSKAYIARIQQASTSGEI, encoded by the coding sequence ATGGCTATCTCATCTATCTTTGGCGGTGGTTCTACATCTGATAGAAAGACTATCCCTAATACAACTGGTGGCGTTTCACAGAAGCTCAAAGAGCAAATATCTCAAGAACTTGCCATCGCAAATGCTACAGAATTAGTTAATAAGACTACAGAAAACTGTTTTGAGAAGTGTCTTACAAGTCCGTATAATAGTGGAAATGAGAACTGTGTCGACCAATGTTTGGCAAAGTACATGAAAAGTTGGAATACCGTTTCAAAAGCTTACATAGCTAGAATCCAACAAGCCTCTACTTCAGGAGAGATTTAA
- the UBR2 gene encoding putative ubiquitin-protein ligase UBR2 (similar to Saccharomyces cerevisiae UBR2 (YLR024C); ancestral locus Anc_5.191) has translation MEETQSLLNLRKFLISLPTTLNCEYNEPVSYLVWKVLSECLDSKQNGRDIDWDYYSKLLGSKNWINGKYSSVLTKNDWKTTTETPTENYHIGTCCMNFNYPNKVVYYCLTCTLNPIYEICEACFDESLHVGHRFTKRVVTRPEGKICHCGNYRVFKKPEYAYYCKNKMNNTQKTTKDKAQYNKYLVAVFNEILDFMINVTIDHKNSLNNDTYSKGKEKINSKSPANRDNKENSREKANYNTKVRYNVEDYIKGIDCENTVTDTESTKRANQNNSKRELWSLQLDQESCNMTYADLARKLSSLLRKPIKYAISIANELGIGKKSVTLLVSDDLNKLLELQDNFRSQNLNLDLKKSVDIFKLDLMEDLNHYLYNLLKSRKTDHDLINAYRLSLIGAFNQYSLSINDDISNLTLDTSGIKLLGGFLVSNSDKNSHFANWNFKFENDLEVTNIMWIYDMRLANSQSIAGAIGRKVLHGSRFQHLLTNCTRLFSKVERSHLLKNISFALSTIDHIRTCLCAQYIDIYLTLTYHLVSADSTGFTLNLMTLLSQYTYQDPEMANMILRSGFINRTLRYIYMIMDFNPEDLLENLPVVLPKEIRLPKDSLKNNKIIYFFKDLCILLQINTIGRELLEDETSVKTIFDCISQFNNILPLKRETSQHVQYENFDYSSFYFIYLAISMLAENFIRSFTSITDIEVRQKLIKNFTTLVMDMELKNLYDSRKMILSPSPVTYSNGNIMEKLSSILIKENICGHYSDVINFKVGVDTQHFLNPMSYLFKFIIQWSICGRYTELEPHIKESINLGELFADKQKCLYISESALCTMVLVGQINVGFWVRNGAPILHQMKIYTKNNLREFTYFSDLFNIQFSMCYADASDFMVTYLMRWGLKNWSNGIPIGDYPEYETTVQIVYQSTLLLIQLLTDVRALIMSSSMDGFDKTMKNEIIHAVCFQPCTYNDILNSIADYITKHPSFDLYLKEFTTYSPPSGLHDEGIFTLKEEYIADVDPYYIGLAQGKRYEAEKLKSLNTSNDGNNDYKSTFIAAKNVSHLLKGSQFSNLYAITSTNVFGMFLKNTLDYIIKNKHEHLLQVIIHLIHVCVVNNIEAFMRIFWREYAIVNPESCHYHSIGSNLYYFLSQEFFSNSQGEIREIFRYISKAAPHINIYGYLQEQTPSFKEEILWKLDKGNVATMSEKAKKKERAKLRQKKLLKRLAKQQKKFIENNESVESSKTESKNTLIEDSSGYRWEYPDDTCVFCKMDKEEDILVYLCYQEENIHNIGINFANKQGVNELFTAGKQDKTNGSHNKVGLPSISIAQLGAVLRTCSHASHVTCLGNHMKIICSSHNQTTRNIPSSFGFGLLNCPLCNSLCNSFIPMTWSSNNRNHEEFLEGKFNGLIKNLPNLSSGLIFTSIKSAHLLLDLCNYSSGELSLTDMIDTLIVNNTSNLELTIRHKVFNNQNYNLRGIINDQKLLALHLLADLKLAILKGNQYSISENFTIHDRKDFSKRNIDDDLLIYGAKLCSGTVRLYNSDHSNQIKELLKRQLHKEFLTLTREILLSNVIIEDLTNLSFIPINSAYDTGSNYMKEVDITIKIFKEYVTLCHPSVLSQELTKFDKINFHIHHIIINSLALFLRRLAIIFMAFFSTWNIDYKGVIDCGDYKAREIDILLSQFKLNKLETFLSRYCFHDMADFIDLSQEYLLGNNILKIENHGEKVNNIDKGDNYNLITKMNSSKKINIFTSFIPPNLITLPYCLSDYPTNEEEELLHHALNEELGFCLFCGTKVIIQKLSSLHEYQIGECTNHLKNECKINSVYGAFILIKSNTIYISYGLRGSFLPAPYLNEHGEPNKDVKNDTLVYFDKNRYLYLLNEVILGNTIPHIIFRFSSGNSDIGGWESM, from the coding sequence ATGGAGGAAACTCAATCTCTTTTGAACTTAAGAAAGTTTTTGATATCACTTCCAACCACTCTAAATTGTGAATACAATGAACCTGTAAGTTATCTAGTCTGGAAAGTTTTATCTGAATGTTTGGACTCTAAACAGAATGGAAGAGATATTGACTGggattattattcaaagtTGTTAGGatcaaaaaattggatCAATGGTAAATACTCATCAGTTTTAACCAAAAATGATTGGAAGACGACAACAGAGACACCCACGGAGAATTATCACATTGGAACATGCTGTATGAATTTTAATTACCCAAATAAAGTTGTATATTACTGTTTAACATGTACGTTGAATCCCATTTATGAGATTTGTGAAGCTTGCTTTGATGAATCTTTGCATGTAGGTCATAGATTTACAAAAAGAGTGGTGACAAGACCAGAAGGTAAAATTTGTCATTGTGGTAATTATAGAGTCTTCAAGAAACCAGAATATGCATATTATTgtaaaaacaaaatgaacAATACACAAAAGACGACAAAAGATAAAGCacaatacaataaatatttggttgcagtatttaatgaaattttggATTTTATGATTAACGTAACAATAGATCATAAAAATTCGTTAAATAATGACACATATTCTAAGggtaaagaaaaaattaactcTAAGTCTCCCGCTAACCGTGACAATAAAGAGAATAGCAGAGAAAAAGCTAATTATAATACAAAAGTACGATACAATGTCGAAGATTATATAAAAGGAATAGATTGTGAAAATACAGTTACTGATACCGAATCAACGAAGAGAGCGAATCAGAATAATTCCAAAAGGGAATTATGGTCTTTACAACTTGATCAAGAATCATGTAACATGACATATGCAGACTTAGCTAGAAAACTTTCTTCTCTATTGAGGAAGCCGATCAAATATGCAATAAGTATTGCAAATGAACTAGGGATTGGTAAAAAATCAGTAACACTATTAGTTTCAGATGATCTAAATAAATTACTCGAATTACAAGATAACTTCAGAAGTCAAAATTTAAACTTAGATTTGAAAAAGTCAGTTGACATTTTTAAACTTGACTTAATGGAAGATCTAAACCATTATTTGTATAATTTACTCAAAAGTCGAAAAACAGATCATGATCTCATCAATGCATACAGGTTATCATTAATCGGAGCTTTTAATCAATATagtttatcaattaatgatgatatatCAAACTTAACTTTGGATACCTCTggaataaaattattaggAGGATTTCTAGTTTCAAATTCTGATAAGAATTCTCATTTTGCAAATTggaatttcaaatttgagAATGATCTAGAAGTAACAAATATCATGTGGATATATGATATGAGATTAGCTAATTCGCAATCAATTGCTGGTGCAATTGGACGAAAAGTTTTACATGGATCTAGATTTCAACACCTACTAACGAACTGCACGCgattattttcaaaagtagAGAGAAGTCACCttctaaaaaatatttcctTTGCCCTTTCCACAATAGATCACATTAGAACTTGCTTATGCGctcaatatattgatatatactTGACACTTACTTATCACTTAGTCTCAGCAGATTCCACAGGATTtacattaaatttaatgactTTACTTTCCCAATATACTTATCAAGACCCAGAGATGGCAAACATGATATTAAGATCAGGGTTCATAAATCGTACTTTAAGGTACATTTACATGATTATGGATTTTAATCCAGAGGATTTATTAGAGAATTTACCTGTAGTTTTACCAAAAGAAATAAGACTACCAAAAGATTccttgaaaaataataagatcatctatttttttaaggatttatgtattttattacaaataaatacaattgGAAGAGAACTCCTCGAAGATGAGACTAGCGTCAAAACTATATTTGACTGCATTTcacaatttaataatattttaccGCTTAAAAGAGAAACTTCTCAACATGTTCAATATGAAAATTTTGACTATTCgtcattttattttatatatttggcTATTTCTATGTTAGCTGAAAACTTTATAAGATCTTTCACATCTATAACTGATATTGAAGTGAGACAAAAACTGATAAAGAACTTCACAACTTTAGTTATGGATATGGAGCTGAAAAACCTGTATGATTCaagaaaaatgattttatcaCCATCGCCAGTAACCTATAGTAATGGCAATATTATGGAAAAATTGTCATCTATATTAATTAAGGAAAATATCTGCGGTCATTATTCTGATGTAATAAACTTCAAAGTTGGTGTTGATACTCAACATTTTCTAAACCCTATgtcatatttatttaaatttatcattcaaTGGAGCATATGTGGTAGATACACCGAATTAGAACCACACATCAAAGAATCTATTAATCTTGGCGAACTTTTTGCtgataaacaaaaatgtCTTTATATTTCAGAATCAGCACTCTGTACAATGGTATTGGTTGGTCAAATTAATGTTGGTTTTTGGGTAAGAAACGGTGCTCCAATTTTACACcagatgaaaatatataccaAAAATAACTTAAGGGAATTTACTTATTTCTCTGACTTATTCAATATACAATTCAGTATGTGTTACGCAGATGCATCTGATTTTATGGTAACATACTTAATGAGATGGggtttgaaaaattggtCGAATGGAATTCCAATAGGAGATTATCCTGAATATGAGACGACAGTACAAATAGTCTATCAATCTACATTGTTATTAATACAATTATTGACTGATGTAAGGGCATTAATCATGTCATCCTCCATGGATGGGTTTGACAAGACAATGAAAAACGAGATTATACATGCTGTATGTTTTCAACCTTGCACCTACAACGACATTCTAAATTCAATTGCTGATTATATAACCAAACATCCAtcatttgatttatatttgaaagaatttACAACCTATTCTCCACCTTCGGGGTTACACGATGAGGGGATCTTTacattaaaagaagaatatattgCTGATGTAGATCCTTATTACATCGGTTTAGCTCAAGGAAAGAGGTACGAagctgaaaaattaaaaagcTTAAACACTAGTAATGATGGGAACAATGATTATAAATCTACCTTTATCGCAGCTAAAAATGTTAGCCATTTATTAAAAGGTTCACAGTTCTCGAATTTATATGCTATTACTAGCACTAATGTATTTGGAATGTTCTTAAAAAACACATTAGATTACATTATTAAGAACAAACATGAGCATCTACTACAGGTAATTATTCACTTGATACATGTGTGTGttgtaaataatatcgAAGCGTTCATGAGAATATTCTGGAGGGAGTACGCCATAGTTAATCCCGAATCATGTCATTATCACAGTATTGGATCAAATctgtattattttctttctcaGGAGTTCTTTTCCAACAGTCAAGGTGAAATTAGAGAAATTTTTAGATATATTTCGAAAGCTGCTCCACacattaatatatatggaTACTTACAAGAACAAACACCGTCATTTAAGGAAGAAATTTTATGGAAACTTGATAAAGGTAACGTAGCTACAATGTCAGAAAaagcaaagaaaaaagaaagggCTAAACTAAGACAAAAAAAGTTACTTAAAAGGCTAGCTAagcaacaaaaaaaatttatcgAGAATAACGAATCTGTAGAATCAAGTAAAACAGAAAGTAAAAACACATTAATTGAAGATTCTAGCGGCTATAGATGGGAGTATCCGGATGATACTTGTGTATTCTGTAAAATggataaagaagaagatattttaGTATATTTATGTTATCAAGAGgaaaatattcataataTTGGAATAAATTTTGCGAATAAACAGGGtgtaaatgaattattcaCTGCAGGGAAACAGGATAAAACCAACGGTTCGCATAACAAGGTAGGACTGCCTTCAATTTCAATCGCTCAACTTGGTGCGGTTTTGAGAACTTGTAGTCATGCATCTCATGTAACATGTTTAGGAAATCACATGAAAATAATCTGCTCATCACACAACCAAACTACCAGAAACATTCCGTCTTCTTTTGGGTTTGGCTTATTGAACTGTCCATTGTGCAACAGTCTCtgtaattcttttattccAATGACATGGtcttcaaataatagaaaTCATGAAGAGTTTTTAGAGGGTAAATTCAATGGTCTCATCAAAAATTTACCTAACTTATCATCAGGATTAATTTTTACAAGTATTAAATCTGCACACTTATTGCTTGATCTTTGTAATTATTCATCAGGAGAACTTTCACTTACTGACATGATCGATACTCTAATTGTTAATAACACATCAAATTTAGAATTGACAATTAGACATAAGGTATTCAATAATCAGAATTACAACTTACGAGGTATTATTAATGACCAGAAATTATTAGCATTACATTTACTTGCAGATTTGAAACTGGCTATCTTAAAAGGAAATCAATATAGTATTTCAGAAAATTTTACCATTCATGATAGGAAAGATTTCTCAAAAAGAAACATTGATGACgatttgttaatttatgGTGCTAAACTTTGCTCAGGTACAGTTAGGCTTTACAATAGTGATCACTctaatcaaataaaagaGTTGCTTAAAAGACAATTACACAAAGAATTTCTAACACTTACTAGAGAAATTTTACTCTCTAACGTAATAATAGAAgatttaacaaatttatcatttattCCAATAAATAGTGCTTATGATACGGGAAGTAACTATATGAAGGAAGTTGATATaactataaaaatattcaagGAATATGTTACTTTATGTCATCCAAGTGTATTATCACAAGAATTGACTAagtttgataaaattaactTTCATATACATCacattataattaattcattGGCTTTATTCTTGAGGAGATTAGCCATTATATTTATGGCATTTTTTTCAACCTGGAACATTGATTACAAAGGTGTTATAGATTGTGGAGATTATAAAGCTAGAGAAATAGATATTTTACTGTCTCAATTCAAGCTGAATAAACTAGAAACTTTTTTGTCTCGTTATTGCTTTCATGACATGGCagattttattgatttatctcaagaatatttattggGTAATAATATACTCAAAATAGAAAATCATGGAGAAAAAGTGAACAATATTGATAAAGGTGACAATTATAACTTAATCACAAAAATGAACAGttctaaaaaaataaatatttttacttcATTCATTCCTCCAAATTTAATTACTTTGCCATATTGCTTATCAGATTATCCGACTAATGAAGAGGAAGAGTTATTACATCATGCTCTTAATGAAGAACTTGgattttgtttattttgtGGCACTAAGGTCAttatacaaaaattatcatcattacaTGAATACCAGATTGGAGAATGCACCAACCATCTCAAAAATGaatgtaaaataaattcagtATACGGtgcatttattttaatcaAAAGTAATACAATATACATTTCCTATGGTTTAAGAGGGTCATTTTTACCTGCTCCAtatttgaatgaacatgGCGAACCAAATAAGGATGTAAAAAATGATACACTAGtgtattttgataaaaatagatATCTATATTTACTGAATGAAGTTATTTTAGGCAATACAATCCCGCACATTATATTTAGGTTCAGCTCAGGTAATTCAGATATCGGGGGTTGGGAATCGATGTAA
- the TYS1 gene encoding tyrosine--tRNA ligase TYS1 (similar to Saccharomyces cerevisiae TYS1 (YGR185C); ancestral locus Anc_5.192) yields the protein MTETHVDPQVAYELITKNLQEVLNAPIIKNILEVEKRPIKLYWGTAPTGKPHCGYFVPMTKLAHFLKAGCEVTVLVADLHAYLDNMKATLDTVTYRAKYYECTVKAILKSINVPIEKLKFVVGSSYQTSSEYTMDLFKLSNVVSQNDAKRAGADVVKQVANPLLSGLIYPLMQALDEQYLDVDVQFGGVDQRKIFVLAEEFLPNIGYKKRAHLMNPMVPGLGQGGKMSASDPNSKIDLLEESKIVKKKINSAFCSPGNVEENGLLSFVEFVLQPIQELKADTVGHFEFFIDRPEKFGGPINYTSFEQLKEDFRTEKLSPPDLKIGVADAINGLLEPIRKEYEQNKEYQEAELKGYPTPVVEKTKKAKKPKNKGSKYPGAAKADETKDVQKTAEQLEKAAL from the coding sequence ATGACTGAAACACATGTGGACCCTCAAGTTGCATACGAATTGATCACCAAGAACTTACAAGAAGTTTTAAATGCCCCAATTATTAAGAACATTTTAGAGGTTGAGAAGAGACCAATCAAGTTATACTGGGGTACTGCTCCAACTGGTAAGCCACATTGTGGTTACTTTGTTCCAATGACTAAGCTAGCTCATTTCTTGAAGGCTGGTTGTGAAGTCACAGTTTTAGTTGCTGATCTACATGCTTATTTAGATAACATGAAGGCTACTTTGGATACTGTCACTTACAGAGCTAAATACTACGAATGTACTGTTAAGgcaattttaaaatctatCAATGTTCCGAttgagaaattaaaatttgttgTTGGTTCTTCTTACCAAACCTCTAGTGAATATACTATGGATTTGTTTAAATTATCCAATGTTGTCTCACAAAATGATGCTAAGAGAGCTGGTGCCGACGTTGTTAAACAAGTTGCTAATCCTTTATTGAGTGGTTTGATCTATCCATTGATGCAAGCTTTGGATGAACAATATTTAGATGTTGATGTCCAATTTGGTGGTGTTgatcaaagaaaaatctTCGTCTTAGCTGAAGAATTTTTACCCAACATTGGTTACAAAAAGAGGGCACATTTAATGAATCCAATGGTTCCAGGTTTAGGTCAAGGTGGTAAAATGAGTGCTTCGGAtccaaattcaaaaattgatttattggaagaatcaaaaattgtcaagaagaagattaaCAGTGCATTCTGTTCTCCTGGTAACGTTGAAGAGAATGGTTTGTTATCCTTTGTTGAGTTTGTTTTACAGCCAATTCAAGAATTAAAAGCTGATACAGTTGGTCATTTTGAATTCTTTATTGATAGACCGGAAAAATTTGGTGGTCCAATAAATTACACATCTTTTGAACAATTAAAGGAAGATTTCagaactgaaaaattatctCCACCTGATCTAAAGATTGGTGTTGCTGATGCCATTAATGGTTTATTAGAACCAATTAGAAAAGAATATGAACAAAACAAAGAATATCAAGAAGCTGAACTTAAGGGTTATCCAACTCCTGTAGTAGAAAAGACCAAGAAAGCTAAGAAACCAAAGAACAAGGGTTCCAAATACCCTGGTGCTGCTAAGGCTGATGAGACAAAAGACGTTCAAAAAACTGCTGAACAACTAGAAAAAGCTGCTTTATAA